A genomic region of Oncorhynchus mykiss isolate Arlee chromosome 2, USDA_OmykA_1.1, whole genome shotgun sequence contains the following coding sequences:
- the LOC110515062 gene encoding gasdermin-E-like, with amino-acid sequence MCPSCRVLDMSHPVIKQTRANPRAVLGVLTERIMTSLPCPVTNNVLKHGNVGANVSACVFLSGKASMKHSGSTQTDSDVSLGIPANTVMAYSLIELYVKCNGKFELCLICNNGGFEIDRSKEGLEVDGFMDLGGDFDTNSPLNLNKELEKLSGHFQLLLTLPAAKRSSLLQLLKTTMEDREAVSVLESVLDQMCEGETPDLGDLEESERETVQAILDLVDQCVGKDEDEIRSSLLSAVHLIVSAMDGMTDEGLSVLGSCCSPPVLQALQILVQHVAAGSGETLSLRDAGLAVLTEEELYQRTESLFGHSEVTLKREEDTLRTEMKDQPGYLPLVMSITVKGLFSVS; translated from the exons ATGTGTCCCTCCTGCAGAGTTCTGGACATGTCCCATCCTGTGATCAAGCAGACCCGTGCGAATCCCAGGGCAGTGTTAGGCGTCTTGACGGAGAGGATTATGACGTCACTACCTTGCCCGGTCACAAACAATGTCCTTAAGCATGGCAATGTAGGAGCCAACGTGAGCGCCTGTGTGTTCCTGAGCGGGAAG GCCTCTATGAAGCACAGCGGCAGTACTCAGACAGATAGTGATGTGTCACTGGGTATTCCTGCAAATACTGTCATGGCCTACAGTCTGATTGAACTCTACGTCAAATGCAATGGAAAGTTTG AGCTGTGCCTCATCTGCAACAATGGGGGCTTTGAAATAGATAGGTCAAAGGAGGGGTTGGAAGTAGATGGATTTATGGACCTGGGAGGCGACTTTGATACCAACAGTCCCCTAAATCTGAACAAAG AACTGGAGAAACTGAGTGGTCATTTCCAGCTCCTGTTAACCCTTCCGGCAGCCAAACGCTCCTCTCTGCTCCAGCTCCTCAAGACAACCATGGAGGACAGAGAAGCAGTCAGTGTGCTGGAGAGTGTG CTGGATCAGATGTGTGAAGGCGAGACTCCTGACCTGGGTGATCTGGAAGAGTCTGAGAGGGAAACAGTCCAGGCCATACTGGATCTTGTAGACCAATGTGTTGGGAAGGATGAGGACGAGATCAGATCTTCACTTCTCAGTGCCGTCCACCTCATTGTCAGTGCCATGGACG gAATGACAGATGAAGGTCTCTCTGTGTTGGGATCCTGTTGCAGTCCTCCAGTCTTACAGGCCCTGCAGATCCTG GTGCAGCATGTGGCAGCAGGGAGTGGGGAGACCCTCTCTCTGAGAGATGCAGGTCTGGCTGTTCTGACTGAGGAGGAGCTGTATCAGAGGACAGAGAGTCTCTTTGGTCACTCTGAAGTTAcactgaagagagaggaggacacaCTGAGGACAGAGATGAAGGACCAGCCTGGATACCTTCCTCTAGTCATGAGTATCACTGTGAAAGGCCTTTTTAGTGtaagctga